Proteins from a genomic interval of Neovison vison isolate M4711 chromosome 4, ASM_NN_V1, whole genome shotgun sequence:
- the IFRD1 gene encoding interferon-related developmental regulator 1 isoform X1, translating into MPKNKKRNTPHRGGSGGSGTGAAAATAATAGGQNRNVQPFSDEDASIETMSHCSGYSDPSSFAEDGPEVLDEEGTQEDLEYKLKGFIDLTLDKSAKTRQAALEGIKNALASKMLYEFILERRMTLTDSIERCLKKGKSDEQRAAAALASVLCVQLGPGIESEEVLKTLGPVLKKIICDGTASIQARQTCATCFGVCCFIATEDITELYSTLECLESIFTKSYLKDKDTNVICSTPNTVLHISALLAWTLLLTICPISEVKKKLEMHFHKLPSLLSSDDVNMRIAAGESLALMFELARGMESDFFYEDMDSLTQMLRALATDGNKHRAKVDKRKQRSVFRDILRAVEERDFPAETVKFGPERMYIDCWVKKHTYDTFKEVLGSGLQYHLQSNEFLRNVFELGPPVMLDAATLKTMKISRFERHLYNSAAFKARTKARSKCRDKRADVGEFF; encoded by the exons GTGGCCAGAATCGGAATGTTCAACCTTTTAGTGATGAGGATGCATCGATTGAAACCATGAGCCATTGCAGTGGTTACAGCGATCCTTCCAGTTTTGCTGAAGATG GACCAGAAGTCCTTGATGAGGAAGGAACTCAAGAAGACTTAGAGTACAAATTGAAGGGATTCATTGATTTGACCCTGGATAAAAG TGCAAAGACAAGGCAGGCAGCTCTTGAAGGTATTAAAAATGCACTGGCTTCAAAAATGCTTTATGAATTTATTCTGGAAAGAAGAATGACTTTGACTGACAGCATTGAACGCTGCCTGAAAAAAG GTAAGAGTGATGAGCAGCGTGCGGCTGCAGCATTAGCATCTGTTCTTTGTGTTCAGTTGGGCCCTGGAATTGAAAGTGAAGAGGTTTTAAAAACTCTTGGACCagtcttaaagaaaataatttgtgatGGAACAGCTAGTATCCAGGCTAGGCAAACT tgtgcAACTTGCTTTGGTGTTTGCTGTTTTATTGCTACAGAAGACATTACT GAGCTGTATTCAACTCTGGAATGTTTGGAAAGTATCTTCACCAAGTCCTATCTCAAAGACAAAGACACTAATGTTATTTGCAGCACCCCTAATACAGTGCTTCATATCAGCGCTCTTCTCGCATGGacattattattgactatatGCCCAATCAGTGAAGTGAAGAAAAAGCTTGAGAT GCATTTCCATAAACTTCCAAGCCTCCTCTCTTCTGATGATGTCAACATGAGAATAGCTGCTGGTGAATCGTTGGCACTTATGTTTGAATTGGCCAGAGGGATGGAGAGT GACTTCTTTTACGAAGACATGGACTCTTTGACCCAGATGCTTAGGGCTTTGGCTACAGATGGAAACAAGCACCGTGCCAAAGTGGACAAGAGAAAGCAGCGGTCAGTGTTCAGAGATATCCTGAGGGCAGTGGAG GAACGGGATTTTCCAGCAGAAACTGTTAAATTTGGCCCTGAACGAATGTATATTGATTGCTGGGTCAAAAAACATACCTATGACACCTTTAAGGAAGTTCTTGGATCAGGGTTGCAGTATCATTTGCAG TCAAATGAATTCCTTCGTAATGTATTTGAACTTGGACCCCCGGTGATGCTTGATGCCGCAACACTTAAAACGATGAAGATTTCTCGTTTTGAAAgg cACCTGTATAACTCTGCAGCCTTCAAAGCTCGAACAAAAGCTCGAAGCAAATGTCGAGATAAGAGAGCAGATGTTGGAGAATTCTTCTAG
- the IFRD1 gene encoding interferon-related developmental regulator 1 isoform X2, producing MSHCSGYSDPSSFAEDGPEVLDEEGTQEDLEYKLKGFIDLTLDKSAKTRQAALEGIKNALASKMLYEFILERRMTLTDSIERCLKKGKSDEQRAAAALASVLCVQLGPGIESEEVLKTLGPVLKKIICDGTASIQARQTCATCFGVCCFIATEDITELYSTLECLESIFTKSYLKDKDTNVICSTPNTVLHISALLAWTLLLTICPISEVKKKLEMHFHKLPSLLSSDDVNMRIAAGESLALMFELARGMESDFFYEDMDSLTQMLRALATDGNKHRAKVDKRKQRSVFRDILRAVEERDFPAETVKFGPERMYIDCWVKKHTYDTFKEVLGSGLQYHLQSNEFLRNVFELGPPVMLDAATLKTMKISRFERHLYNSAAFKARTKARSKCRDKRADVGEFF from the exons ATGAGCCATTGCAGTGGTTACAGCGATCCTTCCAGTTTTGCTGAAGATG GACCAGAAGTCCTTGATGAGGAAGGAACTCAAGAAGACTTAGAGTACAAATTGAAGGGATTCATTGATTTGACCCTGGATAAAAG TGCAAAGACAAGGCAGGCAGCTCTTGAAGGTATTAAAAATGCACTGGCTTCAAAAATGCTTTATGAATTTATTCTGGAAAGAAGAATGACTTTGACTGACAGCATTGAACGCTGCCTGAAAAAAG GTAAGAGTGATGAGCAGCGTGCGGCTGCAGCATTAGCATCTGTTCTTTGTGTTCAGTTGGGCCCTGGAATTGAAAGTGAAGAGGTTTTAAAAACTCTTGGACCagtcttaaagaaaataatttgtgatGGAACAGCTAGTATCCAGGCTAGGCAAACT tgtgcAACTTGCTTTGGTGTTTGCTGTTTTATTGCTACAGAAGACATTACT GAGCTGTATTCAACTCTGGAATGTTTGGAAAGTATCTTCACCAAGTCCTATCTCAAAGACAAAGACACTAATGTTATTTGCAGCACCCCTAATACAGTGCTTCATATCAGCGCTCTTCTCGCATGGacattattattgactatatGCCCAATCAGTGAAGTGAAGAAAAAGCTTGAGAT GCATTTCCATAAACTTCCAAGCCTCCTCTCTTCTGATGATGTCAACATGAGAATAGCTGCTGGTGAATCGTTGGCACTTATGTTTGAATTGGCCAGAGGGATGGAGAGT GACTTCTTTTACGAAGACATGGACTCTTTGACCCAGATGCTTAGGGCTTTGGCTACAGATGGAAACAAGCACCGTGCCAAAGTGGACAAGAGAAAGCAGCGGTCAGTGTTCAGAGATATCCTGAGGGCAGTGGAG GAACGGGATTTTCCAGCAGAAACTGTTAAATTTGGCCCTGAACGAATGTATATTGATTGCTGGGTCAAAAAACATACCTATGACACCTTTAAGGAAGTTCTTGGATCAGGGTTGCAGTATCATTTGCAG TCAAATGAATTCCTTCGTAATGTATTTGAACTTGGACCCCCGGTGATGCTTGATGCCGCAACACTTAAAACGATGAAGATTTCTCGTTTTGAAAgg cACCTGTATAACTCTGCAGCCTTCAAAGCTCGAACAAAAGCTCGAAGCAAATGTCGAGATAAGAGAGCAGATGTTGGAGAATTCTTCTAG
- the LSMEM1 gene encoding leucine-rich single-pass membrane protein 1: protein MNHSQDTGPGGMPEDRKLYIVDSINDLNKLNLCPAGSQHLFSLEEKIPDVGTNSGNGSHSLFFMGLIIVLIVSLALVSFVIFLIVQTGNKMDDVSRRLTAEAKDIGDLKRINSLIVKRLNQLDAEQN, encoded by the exons ATGAATCATTCCCAGGACACGGGCCCTGGAGGCATGCCTGAAGACAGAAAACTTTATATTGTGGATTCCATAAACGACTTAAACAAACTTAACCTCTGTCCTGCGGGATCACAGCACCTGTTCT CCCTCGAGGAGAAAATCCCGGATGTTGGCACTAACTCAGGAAACGGAAGTCATAGTCTGTTTTTTATGGGGCTGATAATTGTGCTGATTGTCAGCCTGGCACTGGTTTCCTTCGTGATTTTTCTAATAG TCCAAACTGGAAACAAGATGGATGACGTGTCAAGAAGACTAACAGCTGAGGCAAAGGACATAGGCGATCTTAAGAGAATCAACAGCCTGATTGTAAAGCGACTCAATCAACTGGACGCtgaacaaaactaa